Proteins from one Anastrepha obliqua isolate idAnaObli1 chromosome 2, idAnaObli1_1.0, whole genome shotgun sequence genomic window:
- the LOC129239239 gene encoding sodium/potassium/calcium exchanger 4 isoform X2, producing the protein MGEDHNETFLEQTFHYIEYVLNEPLTRASTECETDDTSSPLDEFPEYFTLDQLRQGWVVLHVFAAVYLFILLAIICNDYFLPTVECICEDLNLSKDVAAATFMATATSMPEFFTNTISTLITDSDLGLGTIIGSLMFNTLGVAALAALCIKKPVQLDWWPIARDCVIYMFNTVVLIVLAWGGYVSFTESCIMMGFLIFYYTLTFNNNKFMPAIRVFVEDKLNCCLSKRYDLTEPPENSAKARLPLKKDHLGGDGLFVINLPDNTSTMSSTANLTHSKSWNSDESDDVPSPPRKLFSLPHGETKLRKFWWAFIFPIKFTLTFVIPSPSLHRRLYPISFTMCIIAIGLNAYMIVWMLTAFGVAINVPEIVMGLTFLAAGSTMPEAVSSLISLKNGENGIGVSNSLGANSLAILLSLGVPWFIKNCMNYGKTDGSAMIKIAAQGIEYNLIILLLCTVALFIILSFSGYRLTKRAGVALFLIYAVFIVLQILIEMNVFFPQQC; encoded by the exons TGGATCAGCTGCGTCAAGGCTGGGTCGTGCTGCACGTCTTTGCCGCCGTCTACTTATTCATCCTGCTCGCCATCATTTGCAATGATTATTTCCTGCCCACCGTCGAGTGCATATGTGAAGACTTGAATTTATCCAAAGATGTCGCCGCTGCCACTTTCATGGCCACCGCCACCTCAATGCCTGAATTCTTCACGAATACGATTAGTACGCTAATAACCGACTCAGATTTGGGTTTGGGCACGATTATTGGCTCGCTGATGTTCAATACATTGGGAGTGGCTGCCTTAGCGGCGTTATgcataaaaaag CCCGTACAACTCGATTGGTGGCCCATAGCACGTGATTGTGTCATCTACATGTTTAATACGGTTGTTCTCATTGTACTCGCCTGGGGTGGGTATGTCAGCTTCACCGAATCCTGCATCATGATGGGTTTCCTCATTTTCTATTATACGCTCACctttaataacaacaaatttatgCCTGCCATACGCGTTTTCGTAGAGGATAAGCTGAACTGTTGTTTATCTAAGCGATATG aTTTGACTGAGCCACCAGAGAACAGTGCAAAGGCGCGACTGCCACTCAAAAAGGATCACCTGGGCGGTGATGGTCTATTTGTGATAAATTTACCTGATAATACCTCGACTATGTCATCCACAGCGAATTTGACGCATTCAAAAAGTT GGAATAGCGATGAAAGCGATGACGTCCCCTCACCACCACGCAAACTCTTCTCCTTGCCACATGGCGAGACGAAATTGCGGAAATTCTGGTGGGCTTTCATATTTCCCATCAAATTTACACTCACGTTTGTCATACCCAGCCCCTCGCTCCATCGTCGTCTCTACCCGATCTCCTTCACTATGTGCATTATTGCAATTGGCCTGAATGCTTACATGATTGTCTGGATGTTGACGGCATTTG GTGTTGCGATAAATGTGCCCGAAATTGTTATGGGGCTCACGTTTCTGGCGGCTGGCTCAACTATGCCCGAAGCAGTCTCTAGTTTGATTTCACTGAAAAATG GTGAAAACGGCATTGGCGTCTCCAACTCGCTGGGTGCCAACTCACTCGCCATACTCCTCTCACTGGGCGTGCCATGGTTCATAAAGAATTGCATGAATTATGGCAAAACAGACGGCTCAGCTATGATTAAGATTGCCGCTCAGGGTATTGAGTACAATTTAATCATTTTGCTGCTCTGCACCGTTGCTCTCTTTATTATTTTGAGCTTTAGTGGCTATCGGCTAACGAAACGTGCAGGCGTAGCGTTATTCTTAATCTATGCGGTCTTCATTGTGCTGCAGATTTTGATCGAGATGAATGTGTTCTTCCCGCAGCAGTGCTAA
- the LOC129239231 gene encoding uncharacterized protein LOC129239231 gives MTPFDDFAYLINHVLLGDEPTIEDFILLVGTLVAFIAFILWCCFPIQPKDATNHRQFSCKSIQNSLESAQVHSSYSKSGPLTHNEYTMKNGGHAYHCCT, from the exons ATGACGCCTTTCGACGATTTTGCTTATCTGATTAATCATGTACTGCTGGGAGACGAGCCG ACGATTGAGGATTTCATTCTACTGGTGGGCACGCTGGTGGCGTTTATAGCGTTTATACTTTGGTGTTGCTTTCCCATACAACCGAAG GATGCAACCAATCATCGGCAATTCTCCTGCAAATCCATACAAAATTCACTCGAATCCGCACAGGTGCACAGCAGCTATAGCAAAAGTGGCCCCTTGACGCATAATGAATACACGATGAAGAATGGCGGACACGCCTATCATTGTTGTACTTAA
- the LOC129239008 gene encoding mitochondrial outer membrane protein SLC25A46-like, whose protein sequence is MAGMNNYSTLMYATNQKNEDDDSDDPEHQTRLRNIYRADQPHASLTTTTNVTAAVGASAIVPPNTLNLQRSHIHFPSHDERSLHTQNYLDSLGGSIHDMTAGASTGLKYVNSERDLSLPLEKHKTLDNYYDSQEDEISIRKYLGIGVQWVSLVTENLLSHPFIVLRRQCQVYNASRRYHLHPFALVPSIIHLHRRQGVTTLWKGLGSCLLVRGMSLAVDDVISKVTHWPKEVDSRTSLKRFGQHLILKCVSIAIVMPFYSASLVETVQSDIASEKPGLFDVFREGSLRLLYWSSPQKGRMLPAWALIGPCMSVGITKYLFGLVIKGISSRIMRRRIQQAQERKGAKYKDDTLENQNVEIYSNLISMLTTEVIFYPFETILHRIQLQGTRTIIDNLDNGYAVVPILTNYQGAIDCYRTTVATEGFSGLYKGFGAIVLQFAAHIAVIKLTKWVVTQISEVVSCRPPQKVMQYYNLDRGLISNSTTISPSLSSNSELDVQSMGNHSVD, encoded by the exons ATGGCCGGAATGAACAATTATTCAACATTAAT GTATGCAACAAATCAAAAGAACGAGGACGATGATAGTGACGATCCGGAACATCAAACCCGACTACGTAACATTTATAGGGCTGACCAGCCGCACGCATCATTGACGACCACCACAAACGTTACAGCAGCGGTTGGCGCAAGTGCTATAGTACCACCCAACACTTTAAACTTGCAACGGTCACACATACA ttttcCGTCACATGATGAGCGTTCACTGCATACACAAAATTATCTCGATAGTTTGGGCGGTTCGATACATGACATGACAGCTGGAGCTTCAACGGGCTTAAAGTATGTCAACTCGGAGCGTGATCTCTCTTTACCGctagaaaaacataaaacactcGACAATTACTATGACAGTCAAGAAGATG aaatttccaTTCGCAAGTATCTCGGAATTGGTGTTCAGTGGGTCAGCTTGGTCACCGAAAATTTGCTCAGTCATCCTTTCATCGTATTGCGTCGGCAATGTCAGGTTTACAATGCGTCCAGACG TTATCATCTGCATCCGTTTGCACTTGTGCCCAGCATCATACATCTGCATCGGAGACAAGGTGTCACTACACTGTGGAAAGGTTTAGGTAGTTGTCTGCTCGTGCGCGGCATGTCTTTAGCGGTAGACGATGTTATCTCTAAAGTAACACACTGGCCGAA GGAAGTGGATAGTCGCACATCGCTAAAACGATTTGGTCAACACTTAATTTTGAAATG CGTTAGCATTGCCATTGTGATGCCCTTTTACTCCGCTTCCTTAGTGGAGACAGTACAGAGCGATATTGCTAGTGAGAAACCAGGCCTCTTCGATGTCTTTCGCGAAGGTAGTTTACGTTTGTTGTACTGGAGTTCACCACAAAAGGGGCGCATGCTGCCAGCATGGGCTTTGATTGGCCCTTGTATGTCCGTGggcattacaaaatatttattcgg ACTTGTCATCAAAGGCATTTCATCGCGAATAATGCGTCGTCGCATCCAACAAGCGCAAGAACGTAAAGGTGCTAAGTACAAGGACGACACTTTGGAGAATCAGAATGTAGAAATTTACTCGAATCTAATTTCGATGCTAACAACGGAAGTGATATTCTATCCGTTTGAAACAATTTTGCATCGTATTCAATTACAAGGCACTCGCACTATTATTGATAATCTTGATAATGGCTATGCCGTTGTGCCAATACTAACCAATTATCAGGGTGCTATCGATTGTTACCGTACCACAGTGGCCACTGAGGGGTTTTCGGGTCTCTACAAAGGATTTGGCGCCATAGTTTTACAATTCGCTGCGCACATAGCAGTTATAAAACTAACAAAGTGGGTTGTTACGCAGATATCAGAAGTGGTTTCTTGTCGGCCACCACAAAAAGTTATGCAATATTATAATTTGGATCGTGGACTCATCTCGAATTCGACTACAATTTCACCGAGCCTCAGTTCTAACAGTGAACTGGATGTACAAAGCATGGGAAATCACTCGGTGGATTGA